A genomic window from Synechococcus sp. WH 8016 includes:
- the cobK gene encoding precorrin-6A reductase — translation MHRPENRQGTVWLLAGTGDGPRLAAVLISKGWHVHVSVVSDSAAQPYQGMPLEGIHVGALGGSEGISQWLQTIPVDWVVDATHPFALRISDQLNQACKGWGQRLVRFERRMEASGKAFVLSSMADLADQSLAGRRLLLALGARQLVEAARVAREAGATVFARVLPSPMSLIQAAAARVPSDHLAVVRPLQGPEPGALEAALCRRWAITDVVCRQSGGATEALWASLSIEMGLGLWLLRRPLPIAEVAVVHSVGELLTHLNGTTS, via the coding sequence ATGCACCGACCGGAGAATCGCCAGGGGACTGTCTGGTTGCTGGCAGGGACGGGTGATGGCCCGCGGTTGGCGGCGGTTCTGATCTCGAAGGGCTGGCATGTCCATGTCAGCGTCGTCAGTGACTCTGCTGCGCAGCCCTATCAGGGGATGCCGCTGGAAGGGATCCACGTGGGTGCGCTCGGGGGTTCAGAGGGGATTTCTCAATGGCTGCAGACGATTCCTGTGGATTGGGTTGTGGATGCCACTCACCCGTTTGCGCTGAGGATTAGCGACCAGTTGAACCAGGCTTGCAAGGGCTGGGGCCAGAGGTTGGTGCGGTTCGAACGGCGGATGGAGGCCTCGGGGAAGGCTTTTGTGCTCAGCTCCATGGCGGACCTTGCCGATCAGTCGTTAGCGGGGCGACGCCTTCTTTTGGCCCTCGGCGCCCGCCAATTGGTTGAAGCAGCGAGGGTCGCGCGTGAAGCAGGAGCCACCGTGTTTGCTCGCGTCCTTCCTTCGCCGATGTCGCTGATTCAGGCGGCAGCAGCGCGCGTTCCATCGGATCATCTGGCCGTGGTGCGACCCCTGCAGGGTCCCGAGCCAGGGGCCCTGGAAGCAGCGCTTTGCAGGCGCTGGGCGATCACAGACGTGGTCTGCAGGCAGTCGGGGGGGGCGACGGAGGCGCTCTGGGCGAGCCTTTCGATCGAGATGGGGCTGGGGTTGTGGCTCCTCCGCCGACCTCTACCGATTGCTGAAGTTGCTGTTGTGCATAGCGTGGGCGAGCTTCTCACGCATCTGAATGGCACCACGTCCTGA
- a CDS encoding single-stranded DNA-binding protein: MNHCVLEVDVLQAPTLRYTQDNQTPIAEMDVSFDALRPDDPKGQLKVVGWGNLAQDLQNRVQVGQRLLIEGRLRMNTVPRQDGTKEKRAEFTLSRLHSVGGAVSSQDQPPVAARTAPARPVPAQTPQSSQAPSKPAAAGQDSAAQWNTSPLVPETDDIPF, from the coding sequence ATGAACCACTGCGTGCTCGAGGTGGATGTCCTTCAAGCTCCCACCCTGCGATACACCCAAGACAACCAAACGCCCATTGCTGAGATGGACGTTTCTTTTGATGCCCTCCGACCTGATGATCCCAAGGGGCAGTTGAAGGTGGTGGGATGGGGAAATCTTGCCCAGGACCTTCAAAATCGCGTGCAGGTAGGGCAGCGTCTCCTGATTGAGGGCCGACTGCGAATGAACACGGTTCCTCGTCAAGACGGCACCAAAGAGAAAAGAGCTGAGTTCACCCTTTCGCGACTCCATTCAGTGGGAGGGGCGGTCTCGAGCCAAGACCAGCCCCCAGTGGCTGCGCGCACTGCGCCAGCTCGCCCCGTACCAGCGCAAACGCCCCAGTCTTCTCAAGCACCGAGCAAGCCAGCGGCGGCTGGGCAGGACTCAGCAGCTCAGTGGAACACCTCTCCCCTGGTTCCCGAGACCGACGACATTCCTTTTTAA
- a CDS encoding DUF2854 domain-containing protein, with protein sequence MNELISPGSLITIAGGVLTVVGALAYGAGNANLSLPTIFYGIPIFLGGLALKSSELPPARRVTPKPQFRAEREAASPELVKLLNDVTRWRYGQKAHLESSLEALKLWDEDKPSQLLEVEEICGDAGYGLRMRFACEAVGLERWQERRERLGRFFAKGLKAQIIPLENDQLDLTLLPKSEATTGEHGEP encoded by the coding sequence ATGAACGAGCTCATTTCGCCCGGAAGTCTGATCACCATCGCTGGCGGTGTCCTCACCGTGGTTGGTGCTTTGGCCTACGGAGCTGGCAATGCCAATCTCAGCCTGCCCACCATCTTTTACGGAATTCCCATCTTTCTCGGGGGCCTCGCGCTCAAATCCTCTGAGCTTCCCCCAGCACGCCGGGTGACACCCAAACCACAATTTCGCGCAGAACGCGAGGCGGCGTCTCCAGAACTGGTCAAACTGCTTAATGACGTCACGCGCTGGCGCTATGGGCAGAAAGCACACCTCGAGAGCTCTCTTGAAGCACTGAAACTGTGGGATGAGGACAAGCCTTCTCAGCTCCTGGAAGTCGAAGAGATCTGCGGTGATGCTGGATATGGCTTAAGGATGCGCTTTGCTTGCGAAGCCGTGGGTCTCGAGCGTTGGCAAGAACGTCGCGAGCGCCTGGGACGCTTTTTTGCCAAAGGGCTTAAAGCGCAAATCATCCCGCTGGAAAACGATCAGCTGGATTTAACCCTGCTTCCCAAGAGTGAGGCCACGACAGGCGAGCATGGAGAGCCCTGA
- the argB gene encoding acetylglutamate kinase: MDDSLRVSVLSEALPYIQRFAGRRIVVKYGGAAMVHAELRDAVFRDIALLASVGVQPVVVHGGGPEINTWLKRLDIPSEFRDGLRVTDADTMDVVEMVLVGRVNKQIVNGLNRLGACAVGLSGSDGRLVEARPWGDGNHGLVGDVARVNPDVLEPLLARGYIPVISSVAANLEGESHNINADTVAGELAAALEAEKLILLTDTQGILRDRDNPDSLIQQLRLSEARQLIHEGVVAGGMTPKTECCIRALAQGVAAAHIVDGRVPHALLLEVFTDAGIGTMVLGRG, encoded by the coding sequence ATGGATGATTCCCTCCGGGTCTCCGTCCTGAGCGAGGCCCTTCCCTACATCCAACGATTTGCTGGACGGAGAATCGTTGTCAAGTACGGCGGCGCGGCCATGGTCCACGCAGAGCTACGCGATGCGGTGTTTCGCGACATCGCCCTGCTGGCAAGTGTGGGAGTGCAACCCGTGGTGGTGCATGGCGGAGGCCCAGAGATCAACACCTGGCTCAAGCGGCTCGATATTCCCTCCGAGTTTCGCGACGGATTGCGGGTCACCGATGCCGACACGATGGACGTGGTGGAGATGGTGCTTGTCGGCCGAGTGAACAAACAGATCGTCAATGGACTCAACCGACTGGGAGCTTGCGCTGTAGGCCTCAGCGGTAGTGACGGCCGACTGGTGGAGGCACGTCCCTGGGGGGATGGAAATCATGGCTTGGTCGGCGACGTGGCACGGGTCAATCCCGATGTGTTGGAACCACTTCTGGCGCGGGGATACATTCCGGTGATTTCAAGCGTGGCTGCCAACCTGGAAGGGGAATCTCACAACATCAATGCCGACACGGTTGCTGGTGAGCTTGCCGCTGCACTGGAAGCGGAGAAATTGATTTTGCTGACGGACACCCAAGGAATCCTTCGTGATCGCGACAATCCCGACTCCTTGATCCAACAACTGAGGCTGTCCGAGGCTCGGCAATTGATTCACGAGGGCGTTGTGGCCGGTGGGATGACGCCCAAAACCGAATGTTGCATCCGTGCCCTAGCTCAGGGGGTAGCGGCAGCGCACATCGTGGATGGTCGTGTCCCCCATGCCCTTCTCCTTGAAGTCTTCACCGATGCCGGCATCGGAACGATGGTTCTCGGCCGCGGTTAA
- a CDS encoding DUF3153 domain-containing protein gives MTNAMAAAEAALERGDYGQCIALLEPLAEANPISDSRGAEIRMLMVTAWMGKGDENKALSTCRLLTRCKDPDLRIRARQLLDVLEAPSLERPANWSMQLPTLEMDPRVGKRSKLFNRRKLPPPPPSPPTGPTRAPAGFALLVIAVLVGLTLLLSGCVRITADLNLPGPDRVEMAWTIDSRSGLNLPWQDAFSRELRVMNLPWKIRNAGHGHLEVKAPTQTSEDAAALLSQTVEAAGRTAGLSLPAPTLQLTERNWLVGLKQELLLELDLSALESLNELQIAIRLGEQASLRSLQSSPAVASKNAKGELIWPLRIGVQNRLQWSQWRWSRLGLGGLAILALLVLTASLQRLRLLMGFGYPELPS, from the coding sequence ATGACCAATGCCATGGCAGCCGCAGAAGCCGCTCTGGAGCGTGGCGACTACGGCCAATGCATCGCCCTGCTGGAGCCCCTCGCAGAAGCCAACCCGATCAGCGACAGTCGAGGCGCTGAGATCCGCATGCTGATGGTCACAGCTTGGATGGGAAAGGGGGATGAAAACAAGGCGCTGAGCACCTGCCGACTGCTCACCCGTTGCAAGGATCCAGATCTGCGCATCAGGGCGCGGCAATTGCTGGATGTGCTGGAAGCGCCAAGCCTGGAAAGACCTGCGAATTGGTCGATGCAATTGCCAACCTTGGAGATGGATCCGCGTGTTGGCAAACGATCCAAGTTGTTCAATCGCCGCAAACTGCCGCCGCCGCCGCCATCCCCTCCAACCGGTCCAACCCGTGCGCCAGCAGGCTTTGCATTGCTGGTGATCGCCGTGCTGGTGGGGCTCACGCTCTTGTTGAGCGGCTGCGTACGCATCACTGCAGACCTCAACCTCCCAGGACCAGACAGGGTGGAGATGGCTTGGACGATCGATAGCCGCAGTGGCCTCAACCTTCCATGGCAGGACGCGTTCAGTCGTGAGCTGAGGGTGATGAATCTGCCGTGGAAGATTCGCAACGCAGGCCATGGTCACCTGGAGGTGAAGGCACCGACTCAAACCAGTGAAGACGCCGCTGCACTCCTCAGCCAAACCGTGGAAGCAGCGGGACGCACGGCAGGCCTTTCATTGCCAGCACCCACCCTCCAGCTGACAGAGCGCAACTGGCTGGTGGGGCTTAAGCAGGAGCTACTTTTGGAACTCGATCTAAGCGCTCTTGAGAGCCTCAATGAGCTGCAAATCGCAATACGCCTTGGGGAGCAAGCGAGCTTGCGCAGCTTGCAAAGCAGCCCTGCCGTGGCAAGCAAAAATGCCAAGGGCGAGCTCATCTGGCCGCTCAGGATTGGCGTTCAGAATCGTTTGCAATGGAGTCAGTGGCGTTGGAGCCGGCTCGGATTGGGCGGTCTCGCGATCTTGGCGCTGCTCGTGTTGACGGCCAGCCTGCAACGGCTCCGATTGCTGATGGGTTTCGGCTACCCGGAATTACCGTCTTGA
- the priA gene encoding primosomal protein N', protein MNATPITDFSKNPVRPPPVSVVVDVWLEAGRDGRTFTYSDGKQLNVRLGDLVQVSLRGRRMQGLVTACRRPSVDEKRALQPVEALLQQAAVGQSWRSWLEEMAQRCHTSPFRMLKAALPPGWLGQRVVASVKERRLWWVSLPDSNAGLEAGLDADLPARQACLVVKLQELGGGAWQRDLVAAGFQSGIVQALVRRERLVRELRLATDAQPSPPSLGVVSEMEVPRTLTDEQTIAIETLKNQPEGGGVLLWGITGSGKTEVYLQLAADELAAGRHVLVLTPEIGLIPQLVDRCRRRFGSRVLEYHSGCTERERVRTWRNSLEAEGPLVIVGTRSAIFLPLSPLGLIVLDEEHDSSYKQESPMPCYHARDLAMARVQREGGRVLLGSATPSLETWIQLAPDGPLALARLQQRISDQPLPPVQIIDMRHELADGHRRLISRALMDRLSKLPEQGEQAVVLVPRRGYSTFLSCRSCGEVMQCPHCDVALTVHGKSTAQQWLRCHWCDHRAPVTTSCGHCGSTAFKPFGAGTQRVLEQLESELEGLRLLRFDRDTTGGRDGHRRLLDQFAAGEADVLVGTQMLAKGMDLPRVTLAAVLAADGLLHRPDLRAGEQALQLLLQLAGRAGRGERPGQVLVQTYSPDHPVILHLVDGRYERFLEEEAVERRDAGLVPFARACVLRLSGTSASATATAAAVLAEQLRPGCKDSGWQLIGPAPAPVARVAGRSRWQLLLHGPQASALPLPSGSSLWDGLPSGVALAVDPDPLQL, encoded by the coding sequence ATGAACGCAACCCCAATAACCGATTTTTCAAAAAATCCCGTCCGTCCGCCGCCAGTTTCAGTGGTGGTTGATGTTTGGCTCGAGGCTGGGCGGGATGGTCGCACCTTCACCTACAGCGATGGCAAGCAGCTGAATGTCCGTTTAGGGGACCTGGTTCAGGTGTCTCTTCGTGGTCGTCGCATGCAGGGTTTGGTCACGGCCTGCCGCAGGCCGTCTGTGGATGAAAAGCGTGCGCTCCAGCCGGTCGAGGCTCTCCTTCAACAGGCTGCTGTTGGACAGTCATGGAGATCGTGGCTTGAGGAGATGGCGCAGCGTTGCCACACCAGCCCGTTTCGAATGCTGAAAGCAGCGCTTCCTCCCGGCTGGCTTGGTCAGCGCGTTGTCGCCAGCGTGAAGGAACGCAGGCTGTGGTGGGTGTCGTTGCCTGATAGCAACGCTGGTTTGGAGGCTGGTTTGGATGCTGATTTGCCGGCGCGGCAGGCCTGCTTGGTGGTCAAGTTGCAGGAGTTGGGGGGAGGAGCGTGGCAGCGAGACCTGGTAGCGGCAGGCTTTCAATCAGGAATCGTGCAAGCCCTGGTGCGCCGGGAACGGCTGGTTCGTGAGTTGCGTCTCGCTACGGATGCCCAACCAAGTCCGCCGTCGCTGGGAGTTGTTTCGGAGATGGAAGTGCCGAGAACCCTTACCGACGAGCAGACGATTGCGATCGAAACCCTTAAAAATCAGCCGGAAGGTGGGGGTGTGCTGCTTTGGGGGATCACCGGCTCAGGGAAGACCGAGGTCTATCTCCAGCTGGCTGCCGATGAGTTGGCCGCAGGGCGGCATGTGTTGGTGCTAACACCAGAAATTGGTCTGATCCCCCAGCTGGTCGATCGCTGTCGACGTCGATTTGGGTCACGCGTGCTCGAATATCACAGCGGTTGCACGGAACGGGAACGGGTACGCACCTGGCGCAACAGCCTCGAAGCAGAGGGGCCGCTCGTCATCGTTGGCACCCGTTCAGCCATCTTTCTGCCGCTCAGCCCCCTGGGTTTGATCGTGTTGGACGAGGAGCATGACAGCTCTTACAAGCAGGAATCCCCGATGCCCTGCTATCACGCCCGTGACCTGGCGATGGCGAGAGTGCAACGGGAGGGAGGGCGTGTGTTGCTGGGTAGCGCCACCCCCTCTCTTGAGACCTGGATTCAGCTCGCTCCAGACGGTCCGCTGGCTTTAGCGCGGCTTCAACAGCGCATCTCTGATCAGCCTTTGCCGCCGGTGCAGATCATTGACATGCGCCATGAGCTGGCCGATGGCCATCGCCGCTTAATCAGCAGGGCGCTCATGGATCGCTTGTCGAAACTTCCTGAACAAGGGGAACAGGCGGTTGTCTTGGTACCGCGTCGTGGATACAGCACGTTTTTGAGCTGCCGAAGCTGTGGGGAGGTGATGCAGTGTCCCCACTGCGATGTGGCGCTAACCGTTCATGGGAAAAGCACCGCTCAACAGTGGCTGCGTTGCCACTGGTGTGATCATCGAGCCCCGGTGACGACGAGCTGCGGGCACTGTGGTTCTACGGCTTTTAAGCCCTTTGGCGCTGGGACTCAAAGGGTTTTGGAACAGCTGGAGTCTGAGTTGGAAGGACTGCGATTGCTGCGCTTTGACCGGGACACCACCGGGGGACGCGACGGCCATCGGCGCTTGTTGGATCAATTTGCCGCTGGCGAAGCGGATGTGTTGGTGGGGACGCAAATGTTGGCAAAAGGGATGGACCTGCCGCGCGTCACGCTTGCGGCCGTGTTGGCGGCTGATGGCCTGTTGCATCGTCCCGATCTTCGCGCTGGGGAGCAGGCGCTTCAGTTGTTGTTGCAACTGGCTGGCAGGGCTGGTCGTGGTGAGCGTCCAGGGCAAGTGCTCGTTCAGACCTACAGCCCCGATCATCCGGTGATTTTGCATTTAGTGGATGGGCGTTATGAGCGTTTTCTGGAGGAGGAAGCCGTGGAGCGACGCGATGCTGGATTGGTGCCCTTTGCCAGGGCTTGCGTGTTGCGATTGTCTGGGACATCTGCATCCGCAACGGCGACGGCAGCTGCCGTGTTGGCGGAACAGCTTCGACCCGGTTGCAAGGACTCTGGTTGGCAGCTCATCGGTCCAGCTCCAGCTCCGGTGGCACGGGTTGCTGGTCGCAGCCGCTGGCAGTTGTTGTTGCATGGGCCCCAAGCTTCGGCCTTGCCTTTGCCATCCGGCAGCTCTCTATGGGATGGCTTGCCCAGTGGGGTGGCCCTGGCTGTTGATCCAGACCCGCTGCAGCTCTGA
- the rpoD gene encoding RNA polymerase sigma factor RpoD: MSPAATKLAQAKAKPAPSIVMLADEKGQPKLVKAKAKPASKAKTATKASTKTKASKTSTKAKTSKASSKAKATAPAANLDTSADQLLAAAATTATAVKATETAAAKAKDAKAEAKAKVLASIKVGPKGVYTEDSIRVYLQEIGRIRLLRPDEEIELARKIADLLHLEELAAQFESDNGKLPDTKEWAALVEMPVIRFRRRLMLGRRAKEKMVQSNLRLVVSIAKKYMNRGLSFQDLIQEGSLGLIRAAEKFDHEKGYKFSTYATWWIRQAITRAIADQSRTIRLPVHLYETISRIKKTTKVLSQEFGRKPTEEEIAESMEMTIEKLRFIAKSAQLPISLETPIGKEEDSRLGDFIEADIENPEQDVAKNLLREDLEGVLATLSPRERDVLRLRYGLDDGRMKTLEEIGQIFDVTRERIRQIEAKALRKLRHPNRNGVLKEYIK; this comes from the coding sequence ATGAGTCCTGCCGCGACCAAATTGGCACAGGCCAAAGCAAAACCAGCGCCTTCGATCGTGATGCTGGCCGATGAAAAAGGTCAGCCAAAGCTGGTGAAGGCCAAAGCAAAGCCTGCCTCGAAAGCCAAAACCGCCACAAAAGCCAGCACGAAAACAAAAGCAAGCAAAACCAGCACAAAAGCCAAAACCAGCAAGGCCAGCAGCAAAGCAAAAGCCACCGCTCCTGCCGCCAACCTGGACACATCAGCTGATCAATTGCTGGCTGCGGCGGCGACAACCGCAACCGCGGTGAAAGCCACTGAAACGGCAGCTGCAAAGGCCAAAGATGCCAAAGCAGAAGCGAAAGCCAAGGTCTTAGCGAGCATCAAAGTTGGGCCTAAAGGCGTCTACACCGAAGACTCCATTCGGGTTTACCTGCAGGAAATCGGACGCATTCGCCTCCTGCGTCCGGACGAAGAGATTGAATTGGCTCGCAAAATTGCGGACCTGCTGCATCTCGAGGAACTAGCTGCGCAATTTGAGAGCGATAACGGCAAACTTCCTGACACCAAGGAATGGGCAGCACTGGTTGAGATGCCAGTGATCCGTTTCCGCAGACGGCTGATGCTCGGCCGACGCGCCAAAGAAAAAATGGTGCAATCGAACTTGCGCCTGGTGGTATCGATCGCCAAGAAATACATGAACCGAGGCCTGAGCTTTCAGGACCTCATTCAGGAAGGCAGCCTCGGTCTCATTCGTGCTGCAGAGAAATTCGATCATGAAAAGGGGTACAAGTTCTCGACCTATGCCACCTGGTGGATCCGTCAGGCGATCACCCGTGCCATTGCCGATCAGTCGCGAACCATCCGACTACCCGTTCACCTTTACGAGACCATTTCAAGGATCAAGAAAACCACCAAGGTTCTCAGCCAGGAATTTGGTCGCAAGCCAACAGAGGAAGAAATCGCTGAATCGATGGAAATGACCATCGAAAAATTGCGATTTATCGCCAAGAGTGCACAGCTCCCAATCTCCCTCGAAACCCCCATCGGCAAAGAAGAGGATTCACGACTGGGCGACTTCATCGAAGCCGACATCGAGAATCCAGAGCAAGATGTTGCCAAAAACCTTCTTCGAGAAGACCTTGAAGGAGTTCTTGCAACGCTGAGCCCCCGTGAGCGTGATGTCCTACGTCTTCGCTATGGCCTTGACGATGGACGCATGAAAACATTGGAAGAGATTGGACAAATCTTTGATGTAACCCGCGAACGGATTCGTCAAATTGAAGCCAAAGCTCTGCGGAAATTACGCCATCCCAACAGGAATGGAGTTCTGAAGGAATACATCAAATAG
- a CDS encoding DUF6561 domain-containing protein, which produces MPGPVVNGVRKDGLPALDQATSAKEVLPFLPLLNEGTIKLILLSSGGVLMARLRNTTDPDGERAYQLIRPLSVIQTSSDQPWELQPYLEGLTSQKNVVVYKAAVASILDPDPRLLQVYARNTSQECPPSETPVERLKRAFQEFTECIEDEA; this is translated from the coding sequence ATGCCAGGGCCTGTGGTTAACGGAGTTCGTAAGGACGGTCTGCCTGCTCTGGATCAGGCAACGTCGGCCAAGGAGGTCCTCCCTTTTTTGCCGCTTTTGAATGAGGGCACGATCAAATTGATTCTGTTAAGCAGCGGCGGTGTCTTGATGGCGCGGCTGAGGAATACAACCGATCCAGATGGTGAACGGGCATACCAATTGATACGTCCACTCAGTGTGATTCAAACCAGCTCTGATCAGCCGTGGGAATTGCAGCCTTATCTAGAGGGCCTGACGTCACAAAAAAATGTTGTGGTTTATAAAGCCGCCGTGGCCTCCATTCTTGATCCTGATCCTCGGCTTCTTCAGGTCTATGCACGCAACACATCTCAAGAGTGTCCGCCTTCAGAAACTCCTGTGGAACGATTGAAACGGGCTTTTCAAGAATTCACCGAATGCATCGAGGATGAGGCATAA
- the hemC gene encoding hydroxymethylbilane synthase → MALEHLRIASRRSQLAMVQTNWVKAELEKAHPGLDISVEAMATQGDKILDVALAKIGDKGLFTKELEAQMLVGRAEIAVHSLKDLPTNLPEGLMLGCITEREDPADALVVNSKNAEYTLETLPEGSVVGTSSLRRLAQLRYHYPHLQFKDVRGNVITRLEKLDSGNYDCLILAAAGLSRLGFGDRIHQSIPGNISLHAVGQGALGIECVCDRPEVMELIQVLNHPPTAARCLAERAFLRVLEGGCQVPIGVNTQIEGDTIQLTGMVASLDGKRLIRDEQAGPIADPEAVGRDLAHKLKDQGAGEILQEIFEQERSQ, encoded by the coding sequence ATGGCCCTCGAGCATCTGCGCATCGCCTCACGCCGCAGCCAGCTGGCCATGGTTCAGACCAATTGGGTCAAAGCAGAACTTGAAAAAGCCCACCCCGGTCTCGACATTTCTGTTGAGGCCATGGCAACCCAGGGAGACAAAATCCTCGACGTTGCCCTAGCGAAGATCGGAGATAAGGGCTTATTCACCAAAGAGCTGGAAGCTCAAATGCTGGTGGGCCGTGCCGAGATCGCTGTTCACTCCCTCAAAGACCTCCCTACAAATCTCCCCGAAGGGCTGATGCTGGGTTGCATCACCGAACGGGAAGACCCCGCCGATGCCTTAGTGGTGAACAGCAAAAATGCTGAGTACACACTGGAGACACTCCCAGAGGGTTCGGTTGTTGGAACGAGCTCGTTACGCCGCCTAGCCCAACTGCGCTACCACTACCCCCATCTTCAGTTCAAAGACGTTCGCGGGAACGTCATTACCCGACTTGAGAAACTCGACTCAGGCAATTACGACTGTTTGATCTTGGCCGCCGCTGGACTCAGCCGACTCGGCTTCGGCGATCGAATTCACCAAAGCATCCCCGGAAACATCTCTCTCCATGCGGTGGGTCAAGGAGCTTTAGGGATTGAATGCGTCTGCGATCGTCCCGAAGTGATGGAGCTGATTCAAGTGCTAAACCATCCACCAACCGCAGCTCGCTGCTTAGCGGAACGAGCCTTCCTGAGGGTGCTTGAGGGCGGTTGCCAAGTGCCCATCGGCGTAAACACCCAAATTGAAGGTGACACCATCCAGCTCACGGGAATGGTGGCCAGCCTCGATGGCAAGCGGCTGATCCGTGACGAGCAGGCTGGCCCCATCGCCGATCCTGAAGCGGTGGGACGAGATCTCGCCCATAAGCTCAAAGATCAAGGAGCTGGCGAGATCCTTCAGGAGATTTTTGAACAGGAGCGGAGCCAGTGA
- a CDS encoding L,D-transpeptidase, whose amino-acid sequence MSLKCTACVPGLPVALLASSLLVAAPALSRSQPNPFQPTQVSMAVRSPVEGRVVLDLGRRQISVVRQGQTHGPWPVAIGDPKTPTPSGVFKVENMMMNPQYQSTKSGKLHPKRGPNSPLGHRWIGFLRSGPNQFGIHGTPWPHWVKTRAAVSNGCVRMLNAHVQQLYDHVEVGMAVEIKR is encoded by the coding sequence ATGAGTCTCAAATGCACCGCTTGCGTCCCTGGCCTCCCGGTGGCGTTGCTCGCTTCCTCTCTTCTCGTGGCGGCTCCAGCGCTGTCTCGATCCCAGCCCAACCCATTCCAGCCCACCCAAGTGTCAATGGCTGTTCGTTCGCCAGTGGAGGGTCGCGTTGTGTTGGATCTGGGCCGCAGGCAAATCAGTGTTGTGCGCCAGGGGCAGACCCATGGCCCATGGCCCGTGGCGATCGGTGATCCCAAGACCCCAACACCCTCTGGGGTGTTCAAGGTCGAAAACATGATGATGAATCCTCAGTACCAGAGCACCAAGTCAGGGAAGCTGCATCCCAAACGTGGACCTAACAGCCCATTGGGCCATCGCTGGATTGGCTTCCTGCGCAGTGGACCCAATCAATTTGGTATTCATGGCACTCCCTGGCCCCATTGGGTCAAAACCAGAGCAGCCGTATCCAACGGCTGTGTGCGCATGTTGAATGCGCATGTTCAGCAGCTGTATGACCACGTGGAAGTGGGAATGGCAGTGGAAATTAAGCGTTGA
- a CDS encoding inorganic diphosphatase, which translates to MANLDQAPSRSMPNLLHVLPAFADEAELRLNTIVELNSNTINKYELITETGHLKLDRVGYSSLAYPFAYGCIPRTWDEDGDPLDIEIVNVTEPLIPGSIVEARIIGIMTFDDGGEVDDKVIAVLADDKRVDHIKSFEDLGEQWKKETTYYWEHYKDLKKPGTCTVNGFFGTEKAVEIIKSCEARYVAEIDPKLVD; encoded by the coding sequence ATGGCCAATCTCGACCAGGCTCCAAGCCGCAGCATGCCCAACCTGCTTCATGTGCTGCCGGCCTTTGCTGATGAGGCTGAGCTACGCCTCAACACCATCGTGGAGCTGAACTCCAACACGATCAACAAGTACGAGCTCATTACGGAAACAGGCCATCTCAAGCTGGATCGGGTTGGGTACTCCTCTCTGGCTTATCCCTTTGCCTATGGCTGTATTCCTCGCACTTGGGATGAGGATGGAGATCCTCTCGATATTGAGATCGTGAACGTGACCGAACCCTTAATTCCTGGTTCGATCGTGGAAGCAAGGATTATCGGCATCATGACCTTTGATGATGGTGGTGAGGTTGATGACAAGGTGATCGCCGTTTTGGCAGATGACAAGCGTGTTGATCACATCAAGAGCTTCGAAGATCTTGGTGAGCAATGGAAAAAGGAAACTACTTACTACTGGGAGCATTACAAGGATCTGAAAAAGCCTGGCACCTGCACGGTGAATGGATTCTTTGGCACTGAAAAAGCCGTAGAGATCATCAAGAGCTGTGAAGCTCGGTATGTTGCTGAGATTGATCCAAAACTCGTGGATTGA